In Raphanus sativus cultivar WK10039 chromosome 5, ASM80110v3, whole genome shotgun sequence, the following proteins share a genomic window:
- the LOC108838012 gene encoding uncharacterized protein LOC108838012, whose protein sequence is MWPKYRQHEASRLEFSPSSSRSFVCDDSVSGLICFGRSSRALVVASDRVSEEVQCAIRRRTTSSASLGEDEFHGVFDRSRRSRGRSLVKTLDLTDHNSCTRGFRFF, encoded by the exons ATGTGGCCCAAATATCGACAACATGAAGCGTCAAGATTAGAATTCTCGCCGTCTTCCTCTCGATCCTTCGTTTGTGACGATTCCGTTTCCGGTCTCATCTGTTTTGGTCGATCTTCCAG AGCTTTGGTGGTCGCGTCAGATAGAGTTTCTGAAGAAGTACAGTGCGCCATCCGAAGGAGGACAACAAGTTCG GCTTCACTTGGAGAAGATGAGTTTCATGGAGTGTTTGATCGGAGTCGCCGGAGCCGGGGAAGAAGTTTGGTGAAGACTCTGGATCTCACTGACCATAATAGTTGTACACGTGGATTCCGCTTTTTCTAA
- the LOC130495079 gene encoding 1-phosphatidylinositol-3-phosphate 5-kinase FAB1B (The sequence of the model RefSeq protein was modified relative to this genomic sequence to represent the inferred CDS: added 122 bases not found in genome assembly), producing the protein MDTRDSNNNKTLSEIVGLVKSWIPWRSEPATVSRDFWMPDQSCRVCYECDSQFTLINRRHHCRLCGRVFCGKCTANSVPLPASDLRTPREEWERIRVCNYCFRQWEQGDGGTRVSNIPELSTSPSESSLLSSKTSTTANSSSFALGSMPGLVGPYQRVQRGSDVSLHGVSSMETGTTRKGKETSRRNSFIATDVEDPSRFALNRSDDEYDEYGVYQTDIDTSHSPQANQYYGPMEYEETSIGDGPCMHLSGETSDQKSLSGSPLIHHCLESLIGEEAEQFQKKDEHDGRDESEAPSPPDISDDQVAEPVDFENNGLLWVPPDPENEEDERESPLYDEEDNEGDASGEWGYLRPSASFGSGEYRSEDRTSEEHKKAMKNVVDGHFRALLAQLLQAENIPVTDEEGKESWLEIITSLSWEAANLLKPDMSKSGGMDPGGYVKVKCLASGYRHDSMVVKGVVCKRNVAHRRMRAKIENARLLILGGALEYQRVSNQLSSFDTLLQQEKDHLKMAVAKIHAERPNILLVEKSVSRFAQEYLLAKDISLVLNIKRPLLDRIARCTGAQIIPSVDHLSSQKLGYCENFRVDRFLEEHGSAGQAGKKVVKTLMYFEGCPRPLGFTILLRGANEEELKKVKHVVQYGVFAAYHLALETSFLADEGASPDLPLNSPITVALPDKSMSIERSISTVPGFMVSSYEKSPTMLTGSEPQRANSVPASELLSTTANLSIQKDINPLIPNGSGWQAAREINPGFTFSRYNVPLNLPDHVKDGRNANVSERSTLADTPADKSNPTIEAADILDSSLHSSGQGVVPQSSQSSTSVVVENQDNGSEVTTIQQQNGEILKEPQSQKEEFPPAPSDHQSILVSLSSRSVWKGTVCERSHLFRIKYYGSFDKPLGRFLRDHLFDQGYRCRSCEMPSEAHVHCYTHRQGSLTISVKKLQDYLLPGEKEGKIWMWHRCLRCPRPDGFPPATLRVVMSDAAWGLSFGKFLELSFSNHAAASRVACCGHSLHRDCLRFYGFGNMVACFRYATIDVNSVYLPPSVLSFNYDNQDWIQRETDEVVERAELLFSEVLNAISQIAAKGFRRRIGELEEVLQREKAEFEDNLQKMFHREVKEGEPRVDILELYRMRRQLIFQSYMWDHRLINASTLSKIESSDDTKREENEKAPLAKSQTLPEMNAGTNSLLAGSEVDQNPDVGSTDDDTKVQKEADTNLDLNPEKEDGGEVSPSKTLPDSSDPLENKLDVRRTQSDGQIVIKNLSATLDAAWIGERQTSGEIPTNTKIVLPPSSMSNSSTFSPIDLPEQQNEFKVAYPVSPALPSKDYENSDDSVSWLGVPFLNFYRSINKNFLLSSQKLDTFGEHSPVYISSFREAELQGGPRLLLPVGINDIVVPVYDDEPTSMIAYALTSTEYQRQISVEGESLVSYPSELNIPRPVDDTIFDPSRSTSSVDESILSMSSSRSLDPLSYTKALHARVSYGEDGTLGKVKYTVTCYYAKRFEALRGICIPSELEYIRSLSRCKKWGAQGGKSNVFFAKTLDDRFIIKQVTKTELESFIKFAPAYFKYLSESISTKSPTCLAKILGIYQVATKQLKSGKETKMDVLIMENLLFGRTVKRLYDLKGSSRARYNPDASGSNKVLLDQNLIEAMPTSPIFVGNKAKRLLERAVWNDTAFLALGDVMDYSLLVGVDEEKNELVLGIIDFLRQYTWDKHLESWVKFTGILGGPKNEAPTVISPKQYKRRFRKAMTTYFLMVPDQWSPPNVIANNSRSDQPEESSQAGTQAE; encoded by the exons ATGGATACAAGAGATAGTAATAATAACAAGACACTCTCTGAGATTGTGGGTCTGGTCAAATCCTGGATCCCCTGGCGATCAGAGCCAGCTACTGTGTCCAGGGATTTCTGGATGCCTGATCAGAGCTGTCGTGTTTGCTACGAGTGTGACTCTCAGTTTACTCTTATCAACCGTAGGCACCATTGCCGTCTCTGTGGGAGAGTTTTCTGCGGCAAGTGTACTGCCAACTCTGTTCCTTTGCCTGCCAGTGACTTGAGAACTCCTCGTGAAGAGTGGGAGAGGATCCGTGTTTGTAACTATTGTTTCAGGCAGTGGGAGCAAGGTGATGGTGGAACTCGTGTTTCGAATATCCCTGAGCTTAGTACCTCGCCTTCCGAGTCGAGTCTTCTTAGCTCAAAGACTAGTACCACTGCTAATAGTAGTAGCTTCGCTCTTGGCTCCATGCCGGGTTTAGTTGGTCCTTATCAAAGGGTTCAACGTGGTTCTGATGTCAGTTTGCACGGAGTATCGTCTATGGAGACAGGCACGACCAGAAAAGGCAAAGAAACTTCTAGGAGGAACAGCTTCATCGCCACAGATGTGGAAGATCCATCTCGCTTTGCTTTAAATAG GAGTGATGATGAGTACGATGAGTATGGTGTATACCAGACTGATATCGATACGAGCCATTCTCCTCAAGCTAATCAATATTATGGCCCAATGGAATATGAGGAGACGAGCATAGGTGATGGCCCCTGTATGCATCTTAGTGGCGAAACCTCTGACCAGAAAAGTTTAAGCGGCTCTCCACTCATTCACCATTGTCTTGAATCTTTGATTGGGGAAGAAGCAGAGCAGTTCCAGAAGAAAGATGAGCATGATGGTCGTGACGAAAGTGAAGCTCCTTCTCCGCCAGATATTTCGGATGACCAAGTGGCGGAACCGGTGGATTTCGAGAACAATGGACTTTTGTGGGTCCCACCGGACCCAGAAaacgaagaagatgagagagaaaGTCCTTTGTATGATGAGGAAGATAATGAGGGAGATGCCTCGGGTGAGTGGGGATACTTACGACCTTCCGCTAGCTTTGGAAGTGGAGAGTATCGTAGCGAGGATCGAACAAGCGAAGAGCATAAGAAGGCTATGAAGAATGTGGTTGATGGGCACTTTAGGGCTTTGCTTGCACAATTGTTGCAAGCCGAGAACATCCCTGTGACCGACGAAGAGGGCAAAGAGAGCTGGTTAGAGATTATCACCTCTCTTTCTTGGGAGGCGGCTAACTTGTTGAAGCCTGATATGAGTAAAAGTGGAGGAATGGATCCTGGTGGCTATGTCAAAGTAAAGTGCTTAGCTTCCGGGTACCGACATGATAG CATGGTAGTTAAAGGAGTTGTTTGCAAGAGAAACGTGGCTCATAGGAGAATGAGAGCGAAGATTGAGAACGCTCGACTATTGATTCTAGGTGGTGCGCTTGAGTATCAAAGAGTCTCAAACCAGTTATCGAGTTTTGATACTTTGTTGCAACAg GAAAAGGATCATCTAAAGATGGCTGTTGCAAAGATTCACGCTGAACGTCCAAACATTCTTCTAGTCGAAAAATCAGTTTCTCGATTTGCGCAAGAGTATCTTCTAGCCAAAGACATATCTCTTGTTCTGAACATTAAGAGACCACTTTTAGATCGCATTGCTCGCTGCACTGGTGCTCAGATAATTCCTTCAGTAGACCACCTCTCTTCTCAAAAGCTGGGTTACTGTGAGAATTTTCGTGTGGATAGGTTTCTTGAAGAACATGGTTCAGCTGGTCAAGCTGGAAAGAAAGTAGTGAAGACGTTGATGTATTTTGAGGGTTGTCCAAGGCCATTAGGCTTTACA attTTGCTGAGGGGTGCTAATGAAGAAGAGCTGAAAAAAGTGAAGCATGTGGTCCAGTATGGAGTTTTTGCAGCTTATCATTTGGCACTGGAGACATCGTTTCTTGCTGACGAAGGAGCCTCACCAGATCTCCCCTTGAACTCCCCAATTACGGTAGCTCTTCCAGATAAATCTATGAGCATTGAACGTTCGATATCTACTGTGCCAGGTTTCATGGTTTCCTCATATGAAAAATCTCCAACAATGCTAACTGGTTCCGAACCACAGCGAGCAAACAGTGTCCCAGCATCAGAGTTACTTTCGACCACTGCTAATCTATCCATCCAGAAGGACATAAATCCTCTGATACCTAATGGTTCAGGCTGGCAGGCTGCCAGAGAAATAAATCCGGGTTTCACATTTTCACGCTATAATGTTCCATTGAATTTGCCTGACCATGTGAAAGATGGAAGAAACGCAAATGTTTCTGAAAGATCTACGCTGGCAGACACACCAGCAGACAAAAGCAACCCAACAATTGAAGCTGCAGACATATTGGACAGTTCCCTACATTCATCAGGGCAAGGCGTTGTGCCACAGAGTTCTCAAAGTAGTACGAGCGTTGTAGTAGAAAACCAGGACAATGGTTCAGAGGTTACGACCATCCAACAGCAAAACGGTGAGATTTTAAAGGAACCGCAATCTCAAAAAGAGGAATTTCCTCCGGCACCCTCTGATCACCAGAGCATTCTGGTTTCTCTATCGTCCAGATCAGTGTGGAAAGGAACTGTGTGTGAGAGGTCTCATCTCTTCCGGATAAAATACTATGGTAGTTTCGATAAACCCTTGGGACGGTTCTTGAGAGATCATTTGTTCGATCAG GGTTACAGGTGTCGTTCATGTGAGATGCCATCAGAAGCTCACGTCCACTGTTACACTCATCGACAAGGCAGCCTTACAATATCTGTCAAGAAGCTCCAAGATTATCTCTTACCTGGTGAAAAGGAGGGAAAGATTTGGATGTGGCATAGATGCCTGAGATGCCCTCGACCTGACGGCTTTCCTCCAGCGACTCTACGAGTGGTGATGTCTGATGCTGCGTGGGGATTATCGTTTGGGAAGTTTCTGGAGCTCAGTTTCTCAAATCACGCAGCTGCCAGTAGAGTAGCATGTTGTGGCCATTCTCTCCATAGAGATTGTCTTCGCTTCTACGG ATTTGGGAACATGGTTGCTTGCTTCCGTTACGCTACTATAGATGTTAATTCTGTCTACCTTCCACCATCAGTTCTTAGTTTCAACTATGATAATCAGGACTGGATACAGAGAGAGACAGATGAG GTGGTAGAGAGAGCAGAGCTTCTGTTTTCTGAAGTATTAAATGCTATTAGTCAAATTGCAGCAAAAGGTTTTAGGCGTCGAATTGGTGAACTCGAAGAAGTGCTGCAAAGAGAGAAAGCAGAGTTCGAG GATAATTTGCAAAAGATGTTTCACAGAGAGGTGAAGGAAGGGGAACCTCGAGTGGATATTCTTGAGCTGTACAGGATGCGCAGGCAGCTGATTTTTCAGTCATATATGTGGGATCACCGCTTGATTAATGCATCAACTTTGTCTAAGATTGAGAGTAGTGATGAcacaaagagagaagaaaatgaGAAAGCACCTTTGGCTAAGAGCCAGACCCTTCCCGAGATGAATGCTGGGACTAACTCTCTTCTTGCTGGCTCAGAGGTTGATCAGAATCCTGATGTTGGTTCTACTGATGATGACACTAAGGTTCAGAAGGAAGCGGATACAAATTTAGATTTGAATCCTGAAAAGGAAGATGGGGGAGAGGTTTCTCCCAGCAAAACCTTACCTGATAGTTCTGATCCTCTGGAAAATAAACTCGATGTTCGCAGGACACAGTCTGATGGGCAGATAGTTATAAAAAATCTATCAGCGACTCTTGATGCAGCATGGATAGGCGAACGTCAAACATCGGGGGAGATTCCAACCAATACTAAGATCGTGCTTCCTCCTTCCTCCATGTCAAACTCTTCAACTTTCTCTCCAATAGATCTCCCAGAACAGCAAAACGAATTCAAGGTGGCGTATCCAGTTTCACCTGCTTTACCGAGTAAAGATTATGAGAACTCAGATGATTCTGTAAGCTGGTTAGGTGTGCCATTCCTCAATTTCTACCGTTCCATCAACAAGAATTTTCTGCTTAGCTCTCAGAAGCTCGATACATTTGGCGAGCACAGCCCTGTCTATATTTCATCTTTTAGAGAGGCAGAGCTTCAAGGTGGACCAAGGCTACTTCTTCCCGTTGGCATCAATGATATTGTTGTTCCGGTGTATGATGATGAACCCACAAGTATGATCGCCTATGCCTTGACGTCAACTGAGTATCAACGCCAAATTTCTGTTGAAGGGGAGTCTCTAGTTTCGTATCCTTCTGAACTGAATATCCCTCGCCCAGTTGATGACACCATTTTTGACCCAAGCAGAAGCACTAGTTCAGTGGATGAGAGTATACTTTCAATGTCCTCATCTCGCAGTCTGGACCCTCTATCATATACAAAAGCTTTACATGCACGAGTCTCATACGGAGAAGATGGCACTCTTGGAAAAGTGAAGTACACGGTTACTTGTTACTATGCCAAACGGTTTGAGGCGTTGCGAGGTATATGTATCCCTTCGGAACTTGAGTATATAAGGTCTCTTAGCCGGTGTAAGAAATGGGGAGCTCAAGGTGGAAAGAGCAATGTCTTCTTTGCTAAAACCCTGGACGATCGTTTCATCATCAAGCAAGTCACCAAGACAGAACTGGAATCATTCATCAAGTTTGCACCTGCTTACTTCAAGTACTTATCCGAGTCTATCAGCACGAAAAGTCCAACTTGCCTGGCAAAAATCTTGGGAATCTATCAG GTAGCAACAAAACAACTTAAGAGCGGGAAAGAAACAAAGATGGATGTTCTGATTATGGAGAATCTCCTCTTTGGAAGAACTGTGAAGCGGCTTTATGACCTCAAAGGATCATCCCGGGCGCGATACAACCCTGACGCTAGTGGGAGCAACAAAGTCTTGTTGGATCAAAACTTGATTGAAGCAATGCCGACTTCTCCCATCTTCGTTGGTAACAAAGCAAAACGATTGCTGGAAAGAGCTGTCTGGAACGACACTGCTTTTCTTGCA TTGGGTGATGTGATGGATTACTCGTTGCTAGTAGGCGTAGATGAAGAAAAGAACGAGTTAGTTCTCGGGATTATCGACTTCTTGAGGCAGTACACATGGGACAAACATCTAGAGTCTTGGGTGAAATTTACAGGAATCTTAGGAGGACCAAAGAATGAAGCACCAACAGTTATCTCTCCAAAGCAATACAAGAGAAGATTCAGAA
- the LOC108857475 gene encoding sm-like protein LSM1B, which translates to MSWAGPEDIYLSTSLASYLDRKILVLLRDGRKLMGTLRSFDQFANAVLEGACERVIVGDQYCDIPLGLYVIRGENVVLIGEMDTEREELPPHMVRVSETEIKRAQKVEREASELRGTMRKRMEFLDFD; encoded by the exons ATGTCTTGGGCTGGTCCTGAAGATATTTACCTTTCAACTTCACTCGCCAGTTATCTCGATA GAAAGATACTTGTGCTACTTAGAGATGGTAGAAAGCTAATGGGAACGCTCCGTTCTTTTGATCAATTTG CCAATGCGGTTCTAGAAGGTGCTTGCGAAAGGGTCATTGTAGGTGACCAATACTGCGACATTCCTTTAGGCCTCTATGTAATCCGTGGAGAGAATGTTGTTCTCATTGGTGAGATG GACACAGAGAGAGAGGAGCTTCCTCCACATATGGTTCGCGTCTCAGAGACCGAGATTAAGAGG GCGCAGAAAGTGGAGAGGGAGGCAAGTGAGCTGAGAGGAACAATGAGGAAGAGAATGGAGTTTCTTGACTTTGATTAA